A window from Manis javanica isolate MJ-LG chromosome 10, MJ_LKY, whole genome shotgun sequence encodes these proteins:
- the NAGPA gene encoding N-acetylglucosamine-1-phosphodiester alpha-N-acetylglucosaminidase isoform X2, with translation MAASMGLWSLFLLAVFCFLRPASGGLSPGPSRDDDLLVPYPRTRARSARDCTRVRAGSREHESWPPSPATPGARSPAVRTFVSHFVDRAVSGHLTRAAEPLRAFSVLEPGGPGGCASRRRATVEETVGAAGCCVAQNGGFFRMDTGECLGNVVSDGRRVSSAGGLQNAQFGIRRDGTLVTGYLSEEEVLDTENAFVQLLSGVVWLIRNGSVYINESQAAECDETQETGSFTKFVNVISARTAVGHDRKGQLVLFHADGQTEQRGQDSMWRCPRRVSTVVCIHEPRCQPPDCNGRGTCVEGHCQCTGRFWRGAACDRLDCGPSNCSQHGLCSETGCRCEAGWTGSSCSEACTNGSFGEDCARKCQCQNGAACDPAQGTCTCPPGFTGDTCAHKCPFGWHGPGCQQPCECEHQCSCDPQTGNCSLSPPALNSILSQVKQCLQPSEATVKPGKLSLLTGTTWLALTLALVFLLLISSAANVSLLCSSRAERSRHLDGAYVYHPLQEMNGELLAAEKEQLGDARNPFKD, from the exons ATGGCGGCCTCCATGGGTCTCTGGTCTCTCTTCCTCCTTGCAGTGTTTTGCTTCCTCAGGCCGGCGTCTGGCGGCCTCAGCCCCGG ACCCTCCCGCGACGACGACCTGCTGGTGCCCTACCCGCGCACGCGCGCGCGCTCCGCCCGGGACTGTACGCGGGTGCGCGCCGGCAGCCGCGAGCACGAGAGCTGGCCGCCTTCCCCCGCGACCCCCGGCGCCCGCAGCCCCGCCGTGCGCACCTTCGTTTCGCACTTCGTCGACCGCGCGGTCTCCGGCCACCTGACGCGGGCTGCCGAGCCCCTGCGCGCCTTCTCGGTGCTGGAGCCTGGCGGGCCCGGTGGCTGTGCGTCCAGGCGCCGCGCCACCGTGGAGGAGACGGTGGGGGCAGCCGGCTGCTGCGTCGCCCAGAACGGTGGCTTCTTTCGCATGGACACGGGCGAGTGCCTCGGGAACGTGGTGAGCGACGGGCGGCGGGTGAGCAGCGCCGGGGGGCTGCAGAATGCGCAGTTCGGGATCCGCCGCGACGGGACCCTGGTCACCGG GTACCTGTCCGAAGAGGAGGTGCTGGACACCGAGAATGCGTTTGTGCAGCTGCTGAGTGGGGTCGTGTGGCTGATTCGCAATGGGAGCGTCTACATCAATGAGAGCCAAGCAGCCGAGTGCGATGAGACCCAGGAGACAG GTTCATTTACCAAATTTGTGAATGTGATATCGGCCAGGACAGCCGTGGGCCACGACCGGAAGGGACAGCTGGTGCTCTTCCATGCGGACGGGCAGACAGAGCAGCGGGG CCAGGACAGCATGTGGCGCTGCCCCCGCCGTGTGTCCACTGTGGTGTGCATACATGAGCCCCGCTGCCAGCCGCCTGACTGCAATGGCCGTGGGACCTGTGTGGAGGGGCACTGCCAGTGCACAGGGCGCTTCTGGCGGGGTGCCGCCTGTGACAGGCTGGACTGTGGCCCCTCCAACTGCAGCCAGCACGGGCTGTGCTCTGAGA CCGGCTGCCGCTGTGAAGCTGGGTGGACAGGGTCCAGCTGCAGTGAAG CTTGCACCAACGGCTCCTTCGGGGAGGACTGTGCCAGGAAGTGCCAGTGTCAGAATGGAGCTGCCTGTGACCCAGCTCAGGGGACCTGCACCTGTCCCCCCGGCTTCACTGGAGACACCTGTGCTCACA AGTGTCCCTTTGGCTGGCATGGGCCCGGCTGCCAGCAGCCATGTGAGTGTGAGCACCAGTGTTCTTGCGACCCCCAGACTGGCAACTGCAGCCTCTCCCCACCCGCCCTAAACAGCATCCTCTCACAAG TGAAGCAGTGTCTGCAGCCATCCGAGGCCACCGTGAAGCCAGGGAAGCTCTCCCTCCTCACTGG GACCACCTGGCTGGCCCTCACCCTGGCCCTGGTTTTCCTGCTGCTGATCAGCTCCGCGGCCAACGTGTCCTTGCTGTGCAGCTCAAGGGCAGAGCGGAGCCGGCACCTGGATGGTGCCTACGTGTACCACCCGCTGCAGGAGATGAATGGGGAGCTCCTGGCGGCGGAGAAGGAGCAGCTGGGAGATGCCCGCAACCCCTTTAAGGACTGA
- the NAGPA gene encoding N-acetylglucosamine-1-phosphodiester alpha-N-acetylglucosaminidase isoform X1 codes for MAASMGLWSLFLLAVFCFLRPASGGLSPGPSRDDDLLVPYPRTRARSARDCTRVRAGSREHESWPPSPATPGARSPAVRTFVSHFVDRAVSGHLTRAAEPLRAFSVLEPGGPGGCASRRRATVEETVGAAGCCVAQNGGFFRMDTGECLGNVVSDGRRVSSAGGLQNAQFGIRRDGTLVTGYLSEEEVLDTENAFVQLLSGVVWLIRNGSVYINESQAAECDETQETGSFTKFVNVISARTAVGHDRKGQLVLFHADGQTEQRGINLWEMAEFLLKQDVVNAINLDGGGSATFVLNGTLASYPSDHCQDSMWRCPRRVSTVVCIHEPRCQPPDCNGRGTCVEGHCQCTGRFWRGAACDRLDCGPSNCSQHGLCSETGCRCEAGWTGSSCSEACTNGSFGEDCARKCQCQNGAACDPAQGTCTCPPGFTGDTCAHKCPFGWHGPGCQQPCECEHQCSCDPQTGNCSLSPPALNSILSQVKQCLQPSEATVKPGKLSLLTGTTWLALTLALVFLLLISSAANVSLLCSSRAERSRHLDGAYVYHPLQEMNGELLAAEKEQLGDARNPFKD; via the exons ATGGCGGCCTCCATGGGTCTCTGGTCTCTCTTCCTCCTTGCAGTGTTTTGCTTCCTCAGGCCGGCGTCTGGCGGCCTCAGCCCCGG ACCCTCCCGCGACGACGACCTGCTGGTGCCCTACCCGCGCACGCGCGCGCGCTCCGCCCGGGACTGTACGCGGGTGCGCGCCGGCAGCCGCGAGCACGAGAGCTGGCCGCCTTCCCCCGCGACCCCCGGCGCCCGCAGCCCCGCCGTGCGCACCTTCGTTTCGCACTTCGTCGACCGCGCGGTCTCCGGCCACCTGACGCGGGCTGCCGAGCCCCTGCGCGCCTTCTCGGTGCTGGAGCCTGGCGGGCCCGGTGGCTGTGCGTCCAGGCGCCGCGCCACCGTGGAGGAGACGGTGGGGGCAGCCGGCTGCTGCGTCGCCCAGAACGGTGGCTTCTTTCGCATGGACACGGGCGAGTGCCTCGGGAACGTGGTGAGCGACGGGCGGCGGGTGAGCAGCGCCGGGGGGCTGCAGAATGCGCAGTTCGGGATCCGCCGCGACGGGACCCTGGTCACCGG GTACCTGTCCGAAGAGGAGGTGCTGGACACCGAGAATGCGTTTGTGCAGCTGCTGAGTGGGGTCGTGTGGCTGATTCGCAATGGGAGCGTCTACATCAATGAGAGCCAAGCAGCCGAGTGCGATGAGACCCAGGAGACAG GTTCATTTACCAAATTTGTGAATGTGATATCGGCCAGGACAGCCGTGGGCCACGACCGGAAGGGACAGCTGGTGCTCTTCCATGCGGACGGGCAGACAGAGCAGCGGGG CATTAACCTGTGGGAGATGGCGGAGTTCCTGCTGAAACAGGATGTGGTCAACGCCATCAACCTGGACGGAGGGGGCTCTGCCACCTTTGTGCTCAATGGGACCTTGGCCAGTTACCCATCAGATCACTG CCAGGACAGCATGTGGCGCTGCCCCCGCCGTGTGTCCACTGTGGTGTGCATACATGAGCCCCGCTGCCAGCCGCCTGACTGCAATGGCCGTGGGACCTGTGTGGAGGGGCACTGCCAGTGCACAGGGCGCTTCTGGCGGGGTGCCGCCTGTGACAGGCTGGACTGTGGCCCCTCCAACTGCAGCCAGCACGGGCTGTGCTCTGAGA CCGGCTGCCGCTGTGAAGCTGGGTGGACAGGGTCCAGCTGCAGTGAAG CTTGCACCAACGGCTCCTTCGGGGAGGACTGTGCCAGGAAGTGCCAGTGTCAGAATGGAGCTGCCTGTGACCCAGCTCAGGGGACCTGCACCTGTCCCCCCGGCTTCACTGGAGACACCTGTGCTCACA AGTGTCCCTTTGGCTGGCATGGGCCCGGCTGCCAGCAGCCATGTGAGTGTGAGCACCAGTGTTCTTGCGACCCCCAGACTGGCAACTGCAGCCTCTCCCCACCCGCCCTAAACAGCATCCTCTCACAAG TGAAGCAGTGTCTGCAGCCATCCGAGGCCACCGTGAAGCCAGGGAAGCTCTCCCTCCTCACTGG GACCACCTGGCTGGCCCTCACCCTGGCCCTGGTTTTCCTGCTGCTGATCAGCTCCGCGGCCAACGTGTCCTTGCTGTGCAGCTCAAGGGCAGAGCGGAGCCGGCACCTGGATGGTGCCTACGTGTACCACCCGCTGCAGGAGATGAATGGGGAGCTCCTGGCGGCGGAGAAGGAGCAGCTGGGAGATGCCCGCAACCCCTTTAAGGACTGA
- the NAGPA gene encoding N-acetylglucosamine-1-phosphodiester alpha-N-acetylglucosaminidase isoform X3, giving the protein MAASMGLWSLFLLAVFCFLRPASGGLSPGPSRDDDLLVPYPRTRARSARDCTRVRAGSREHESWPPSPATPGARSPAVRTFVSHFVDRAVSGHLTRAAEPLRAFSVLEPGGPGGCASRRRATVEETVGAAGCCVAQNGGFFRMDTGECLGNVVSDGRRVSSAGGLQNAQFGIRRDGTLVTGYLSEEEVLDTENAFVQLLSGVVWLIRNGSVYINESQAAECDETQETGSFTKFVNVISARTAVGHDRKGQLVLFHADGQTEQRGINLWEMAEFLLKQDVVNAINLDGGGSATFVLNGTLASYPSDHCQDSMWRCPRRVSTVVCIHEPRCQPPDCNGRGTCVEGHCQCTGRFWRGAACDRLDCGPSNCSQHGLCSETGCRCEAGWTGSSCSEAAAKIPQTVWFEQKKHILPVLETDIQIQGFSRPMLPLKGLGEDPSCLLQLLAGPQVLGLWPQSVSLCLCPCMVFSPVSQISLHSLTRIPGH; this is encoded by the exons ATGGCGGCCTCCATGGGTCTCTGGTCTCTCTTCCTCCTTGCAGTGTTTTGCTTCCTCAGGCCGGCGTCTGGCGGCCTCAGCCCCGG ACCCTCCCGCGACGACGACCTGCTGGTGCCCTACCCGCGCACGCGCGCGCGCTCCGCCCGGGACTGTACGCGGGTGCGCGCCGGCAGCCGCGAGCACGAGAGCTGGCCGCCTTCCCCCGCGACCCCCGGCGCCCGCAGCCCCGCCGTGCGCACCTTCGTTTCGCACTTCGTCGACCGCGCGGTCTCCGGCCACCTGACGCGGGCTGCCGAGCCCCTGCGCGCCTTCTCGGTGCTGGAGCCTGGCGGGCCCGGTGGCTGTGCGTCCAGGCGCCGCGCCACCGTGGAGGAGACGGTGGGGGCAGCCGGCTGCTGCGTCGCCCAGAACGGTGGCTTCTTTCGCATGGACACGGGCGAGTGCCTCGGGAACGTGGTGAGCGACGGGCGGCGGGTGAGCAGCGCCGGGGGGCTGCAGAATGCGCAGTTCGGGATCCGCCGCGACGGGACCCTGGTCACCGG GTACCTGTCCGAAGAGGAGGTGCTGGACACCGAGAATGCGTTTGTGCAGCTGCTGAGTGGGGTCGTGTGGCTGATTCGCAATGGGAGCGTCTACATCAATGAGAGCCAAGCAGCCGAGTGCGATGAGACCCAGGAGACAG GTTCATTTACCAAATTTGTGAATGTGATATCGGCCAGGACAGCCGTGGGCCACGACCGGAAGGGACAGCTGGTGCTCTTCCATGCGGACGGGCAGACAGAGCAGCGGGG CATTAACCTGTGGGAGATGGCGGAGTTCCTGCTGAAACAGGATGTGGTCAACGCCATCAACCTGGACGGAGGGGGCTCTGCCACCTTTGTGCTCAATGGGACCTTGGCCAGTTACCCATCAGATCACTG CCAGGACAGCATGTGGCGCTGCCCCCGCCGTGTGTCCACTGTGGTGTGCATACATGAGCCCCGCTGCCAGCCGCCTGACTGCAATGGCCGTGGGACCTGTGTGGAGGGGCACTGCCAGTGCACAGGGCGCTTCTGGCGGGGTGCCGCCTGTGACAGGCTGGACTGTGGCCCCTCCAACTGCAGCCAGCACGGGCTGTGCTCTGAGA CCGGCTGCCGCTGTGAAGCTGGGTGGACAGGGTCCAGCTGCAGTGAAG CTGCTGCAAAAATTCCACAAACTGTGTGGTTTGAACAAAAGAAACATATTCTCCCAGTTCTAGAGACTGACATCCAAATTCAAGGTTTCAGCCGacccatgctccctctgaaaggTCTAGGGGAGGACCCTTCCTGCCTCTTGCAGCTCCTGGCAGGGCCCCAGGTTCTTGGCTTGTGGCCTCAGAgcgtcagtctctgcctctgcccatgCATGGTCTTCTCCCCTGTGTCTCAAATCTCTCTCCATTCTCTGACAAGGATCCCGGGTCATTGA